A DNA window from Oleomonas cavernae contains the following coding sequences:
- a CDS encoding type IV pilus modification PilV family protein — MNTRPTGKGEQGFTIVEALVAFTILAVLGVALFQSLGTSAAMSRQGARRENALMLARSLLESVGLREVAALGRFEGEAKGRLRWRRQVTLAEPVPEGARVELRRIEIDVLAPAPDDSVLASVVTIRLYASSWQEP, encoded by the coding sequence GTGAATACGCGCCCGACGGGCAAGGGCGAGCAAGGCTTCACCATCGTCGAGGCCCTTGTCGCGTTCACCATTCTTGCCGTTCTTGGCGTCGCCCTGTTCCAATCCCTCGGGACCAGCGCTGCCATGTCTCGGCAGGGCGCACGCCGTGAAAACGCCCTCATGCTGGCACGATCGCTGCTCGAATCTGTCGGGTTGCGGGAGGTCGCGGCTCTTGGCCGTTTCGAAGGGGAGGCAAAGGGCCGTCTCAGATGGCGTCGACAGGTGACACTTGCCGAGCCCGTTCCTGAGGGGGCGAGGGTTGAGCTGCGCCGAATAGAGATCGATGTGCTGGCACCGGCGCCTGATGATTCAGTCTTGGCGAGCGTCGTGACGATCAGGCTTTATGCCAGCAGCTGGCAGGAACCTTGA
- a CDS encoding GspE/PulE family protein: MRERASDAPVIRLVDALVSRAVEARASDIHLQPLERRLRVRLRIDGVLRDFDPVPIDLAPAITSRLKILSGLDIAERRLPQDGSVKLVVRGREIDLRIAIAPTVNGEAAVVRILDRGQVTLDIAALGFDGPVRARLLHLLERPNGILLVTGPTGSGKSTTLYAALHHLNGPERNIITVEDPVENKVEGIAQIQVKPEIGLSFARVLRSVLRHDPDVIMVGEIRDPETAQIATQAALTGHLVLATLHTNSAAAAVTRLLDMGVENYLIASTVTGVLAQRLVRVLCPACKAPADQGFRPVGCGQCANTGYHGRIAIHELLTMSERVRRAVVAKATAGEIEAIARDEGMESLNDCGRRLVAAGVTSRAEVERVAIEDV, translated from the coding sequence TTGCGTGAGCGGGCCAGCGACGCGCCGGTGATCCGCCTGGTCGATGCCCTGGTCTCGCGCGCGGTGGAGGCGCGGGCCTCGGACATCCACCTGCAACCGCTGGAGCGGCGCCTGCGCGTGCGCCTGCGCATCGACGGCGTGTTGCGCGATTTCGATCCGGTGCCGATCGATTTGGCCCCCGCGATCACCTCGCGGCTCAAGATCCTGTCGGGCCTCGACATTGCCGAGCGGCGCCTGCCCCAGGACGGCAGCGTGAAGCTGGTGGTGCGCGGGCGCGAGATCGACCTGCGCATCGCCATCGCCCCCACGGTGAACGGCGAGGCCGCGGTGGTGCGCATTCTCGATCGCGGCCAGGTCACCCTGGACATCGCCGCCCTGGGCTTCGACGGCCCGGTGCGGGCCAGGCTGCTGCACCTGCTGGAGCGGCCCAACGGCATCCTGCTGGTCACCGGGCCGACCGGCAGCGGCAAGTCGACCACGCTCTATGCCGCCCTGCACCACCTCAACGGCCCGGAGCGCAACATCATCACGGTCGAGGATCCGGTCGAAAACAAGGTCGAGGGCATCGCCCAGATCCAGGTGAAGCCCGAGATCGGCCTGAGCTTCGCCCGGGTGCTGCGCTCGGTCCTGCGCCATGATCCGGACGTGATCATGGTGGGCGAGATCCGCGATCCCGAAACCGCGCAGATCGCCACCCAGGCCGCGCTCACCGGCCACCTGGTGCTGGCCACCCTGCACACCAACAGCGCCGCCGCCGCGGTCACCCGCCTGCTCGACATGGGGGTGGAAAACTATCTCATCGCCTCGACCGTCACCGGCGTGCTGGCGCAGCGCCTGGTGCGCGTGCTGTGCCCCGCCTGCAAGGCACCGGCCGACCAGGGCTTCCGTCCCGTCGGCTGCGGCCAATGCGCCAACACCGGCTATCACGGCCGCATCGCCATCCACGAGTTGCTGACCATGAGCGAGCGGGTGCGCCGGGCGGTGGTGGCCAAGGCGACCGCGGGCGAGATCGAGGCCATCGCCCGTGACGAGGGCATGGAGAGCCTGAACGACTGCGGCCGGCGGCTGGTGGCCGCCGGCGTGACGTCGCGCGCCGAAGTCGAGCGTGTCGCGATCGAGGATGTCTGA
- a CDS encoding GspE/PulE/PilB domain-containing protein yields the protein MAADRISAYFLRERRAVPVALDDETLTVAVVDPFDATVVDGLRLAARRRVAVEVATASDIEEALARLYAAPGQRPAPSTATPLNSTSPNCVSGPATRR from the coding sequence GTGGCTGCCGACCGGATCAGCGCCTATTTCCTGCGCGAACGCCGGGCCGTGCCCGTGGCCCTGGACGACGAGACGCTGACCGTCGCGGTGGTCGATCCCTTCGATGCCACCGTGGTGGACGGCCTGCGCCTGGCCGCCCGCCGCCGCGTGGCGGTGGAGGTTGCGACCGCCAGCGATATCGAGGAGGCGCTGGCCCGCCTCTATGCGGCCCCGGGGCAGCGGCCGGCACCATCGACGGCGACACCACTGAACTCGACCTCGCCCAATTGCGTGAGCGGGCCAGCGACGCGCCGGTGA
- the gspG gene encoding type II secretion system major pseudopilin GspG: protein MKRCWSQYRATRDRHGEAGFTLVELLVVLAILGLLVAIAVPRVIGYLEGSKVKTAEIQLAQIESALDLYRLDLGDFPSEAQGLKALVEKPDGARIWNGPYLSRADGVIDPWGKAYFYKRTAGSKDYRVYSLGADGTEGGEADAADIYGSALRG, encoded by the coding sequence ATGAAACGATGCTGGTCGCAATACCGGGCAACGCGGGACCGGCACGGCGAGGCGGGCTTCACCCTGGTCGAGCTTCTGGTGGTGCTGGCGATCCTGGGGCTGCTGGTCGCCATCGCGGTGCCCCGCGTCATCGGCTACCTCGAAGGCTCGAAGGTCAAGACCGCGGAAATTCAATTGGCGCAGATCGAGTCGGCACTCGACCTCTACCGCCTCGACCTCGGCGACTTCCCCAGCGAAGCCCAAGGCCTCAAGGCCCTGGTCGAAAAGCCCGACGGCGCCCGCATCTGGAACGGCCCCTATCTGAGCCGCGCCGATGGCGTGATCGACCCCTGGGGCAAGGCGTATTTCTACAAACGTACGGCGGGATCAAAAGACTACAGGGTCTACTCGCTGGGGGCCGATGGCACCGAAGGCGGGGAGGCGGATGCTGCCGATATCTACGGATCAGCACTTCGCGGATGA